From Zea mays cultivar B73 chromosome 3, Zm-B73-REFERENCE-NAM-5.0, whole genome shotgun sequence:
CATCCTTTCATAGTATATTTGAATTCATGATAGTATCTACATATGTACACTGCTTAAAGATAATATCTATGTATCTATATCTATTACAATTTTATATAATTACTTTTTGATAGTTTTTAATTTGTATGACAAAGCAGAGACACATACATTGCTTAAAGATATGCGTCTGAGAACATCATTGCATCATGCCACTGGGCATACAAGGGTGTTAAGGAAGACTCAACCCTAGAAGGTACTACTAATACTAGCACATTACTTTTTTAATTGAGGTAATGCCTACATTCTTGTTCTGTAGTATGCACACTAGATTTGTATTGTTGTCGTACTATTGATGCATGATTTTAACTTGAGGGGGCAAGAATATGCTAATTAATTTGTGTTTATGTTCTTGGTGCAGATCCCTATTTCTTATATATCTTATCTCTACTATCCCAttcacctctctctcccctcccacATTTAAACGGTAAAAAATCTAAAATTATGCAAAAATAAAGATTAATAATTTGTGAGTCATGGCAACGCACGAGCACCTGACTATGTTTGGTTAATGCATGTCTGATTTCTGTTGACGAGTGTTTCAAATAACAGTTGTAGGTTTGGGGCAGTCAACTTGTGTAGGCATTGGTGGTGACCCGTTCAATATCACAGATACACATTTTGAGATTAAGGCCTCATATTTTAAGCAAAAGCCTTCCTTTTTTAAATCTATTATGAAATATCTCGTCATGGATTTTGTACTTTGCTCTGTGGCATTAATCCCGTGTCTGGCATTATCTGGTACTTGAATACTTAAAGTGTATTTTTTTTATTCCAAATGCTACATACATATGTTTTTCAGTCAACACAACTCCATCTTATTTTGTATTTTTCTTAGTGTTCAATACTATTTGGATTCTATTAAGTCAGAAATAGCAAAGATAACATAGAAAGGTAGACTTCCAAATGCAGAAGCAGTTGAAAAAATTGTACATGTTATGCAACTTGATCGAACTGTTATATTTTAGATCTTTTGTTTAGCATTTTTTAATCCACATGTATTTCTCTATCATATAAAACTCTATATTGACTCTTTAAAATAATTTATGTGAATTTGATAATGTCTGTCACATGGATTCTGTATACCATAGTGAATTGATGGTTGAGAGACTATGCACAAGGCATGCAAATTAACAAGACTCATACAAGCGTCGAACAGTGTGCTGATGATGATCAGAGACACAAGAGCAGCACATGATCAAGTCTTAACATGTTTGGCTTTCGAACAGGCTTTTCTCCAGATCTCCAAGGAAGAAGAAGATCCGGTCAGATATGTGTCGATGTTCATCCTCAACGTACATAAGTTAtcaatggtattatatgttctcgTTGCAACGCATGGACACACACCTAGTTAGAACAGAAATCTGGTTTCTCTTGCTTCAACAGTTTCTTTATCCATGTTCCAAAAGTTTCGCGTCCTGCATCTGTCTCCTCTTCTCCCGCATATTTATGTGTGAGTGATACCTCCCCAATCCACACGCGAGTGTGTTCTTCTCCGCTGTTGGTTCTTCACCACGAGTTGCTGCTGTTCAGAAGACGGAATCGTTCTCTCCGCTCTCCTCAGTACGTTCGCCATATATGTTGGAGAAGTCCTTGGTCACCTGCTTCAGCTCTACGTACGAGAACTGTCGAGCGGCCCATCGGCAGGGAGGTACTCTAGCCCAAGCGTGCGCACTATCTTCCGGTATTGAGAGTACTTACGTAGATACGTTGACATATCTACCGTCGAGTACCGGTGTGGTGAGGCACAGGTCATGGGAATTTTAGGGAGATAGTATTTGGGGATAGTATTTTGGGGAAAGAATCTATTGTGGGAAGATAGTATTTTGGGGAAAGAATTTTTTTAGTAGAAACCCCCAATACATAGTTTTGAGGACGAAATTTTAGAGGgccttttggagttgctctaacaaCCAATCTGATGACTCTTCATCCCATAGCTCAAGAAAAATGCTTCATTCCACATATTAATGTCAGTGTAAATTAATAAGCTTACACCATAGTATAGCTTATTTGGATATTTCCCTTCGGCAGGTAATGATTTGTTGCATTGTACGGTTCCTGACTTGTGCCATCTTGAGATCAGGAGTTCAACAATTCAGAGGGTCTTAGGTTATGTTTGTTTCCTCCTAGATTATATAAGTTGAATTATGGTAAAAGAGTAGAAAGGTAAAATATTACTTTAAAGCCACAAATAAGCTGAAATAATCGGATAGCTTATTTCAGCTTACTTAATATGATGCAAAAGTGATATTTCAACTTTCTAACCTTCAAGCAGCTGTGACAGGCAGGGTTCCAGTTACAAATTGTAATAGAATACAAAATAAATTCAGAACGAAGTTGGCACATTCCCAGCTTTTAGTGCCTATTCCACTCGAAATGCTACCAAGCAAAAAAATTGGCAGCATGCAAATCCACATCAGGAGCCTATGCAGTGACCTCCGCTGCGgcattcttagcatcttcctcctcTTTGGCTCTGTTTGCCTGCTGTTTTTTCTGAGCCCTTATCATTGCACGCCTTGCACGGGGGCGCATCTCGCGTACTTGCCGTGGCGGCATCACAAAAGGTTCCAGAGGGCGGTCATGGAATGGATGTTCGTTTCCAGAAAATATCCTCAGCTTGCGATCCCTATCCTGGAGGACCAGAGCAGTATATGTCAAACACCAAGCACATTTTAACGTGACCAGCAAAAGGCATGATTCCTCGACCATGATACAATAAGATGTTATGAAACCTAGGTCCATACAGTGTTATGAAATATACAGGTCATCAATACACAAACACAATATTGCAAATTAATATAGCATCTCAGTCACGTGTAACAGTACCAACTACCAAGGGAAATATGATCAGATAATGATATGCTACAAAAAGTTATTCACAACATGGCATTAACAAATTTTGACAGATCGTTAAGCAGATTGGCTAAGTCTACAATGCAAAGGAGCAACAAATAAAGATAACTAAGCTTAGGCCCCGTTTCAATCCCgtgagataaactttagcagctttttttTAGCCACTTTTAGCCATTTATAATCTAAACATGAGAGCTAATGGTGATAATTgaaactaaactttagcacttcaattcatatagctaaagtttagccggaagctaaagtttatcccgtgagattgaaacggggcctTATACAGAGTATGTTTTCTCATGGCACAGTGAGCAATAATAAAACAAGTTCAAGACAAGTGACTAGTCTGTCTTCTCTAACATAACTGTCATAGTAACAGTTAACCTCTCCTATTTAAAAAGTGCATAGTGTGTCCCTCATCCAACTATCCTGCGCTCTAGAAACTCTATACCACATAGTCAATTTGGCTCTGACTGGTGCCCTCCCCGCCTCTCACTTGGGCTCCGTCTTCATCTCTCTCCGCCTCCTCACTTCACCTCCATTTGATCTTGCCACCTCCGATTAATAATGACAAGCAACTTCCTCTTCGTTGCCTCTCTACCTTCAAAACCCGAAGTGATCTTTGCTTTTGCCATATCCATGGCAGCGGCAACCTCTGGCATGGCTGGCTTTTCATCACCATCAACATTTTGCAACACAATGAGCAGTGGTTGACTGGTTGTGATGCACGAATACAATCTTGGACTGAGTTCCAAAAGTTTGTAGAAAGATATATCTATGTGATCTTTCCTGCTTCTGTGCTTGATAGCTTGGACCTAGTCCAATCATCACTAACAAAGAGACATCTCAAAGCTTGCTTATGCTTATATATTGACTGGAGAGTAAGGAAAGATGTAGCAAATCTTGTAACTGCAGGTCTAACTAAATCACCCCCTATCTTCTCCCTCGTGGCATCAAGAAGCTTGACATGCCTACATATGAAGGTTGTCACTTGGCAAGCATTTGGCAAGCATGGGAAATGTATTTCTTGAACTCTCCAATTTTCCCAATGTCCTCTAGCATGAGGTCCAAACAGTGAGCAGCACATGGAGGCCAAAACAAGTGAGGGATCTTTCTTTCTAAAAGTCTTCCGGCAGCCTTGAAGTTAGCCCCATTATCTGTAACAATCTGCACTACCTTGTCTCTACCAAAGACATCAATCCTTTTGTCCAGTAGTGCAGCTAACATCTGAGCATCTGCTGTCTCACTTGAGTCATTGACAGACTCCAAGAAAAATGTGCTAGCTAGACTATTGACaaggaaattgatcaagtgccgacCCCTCCTATCTGTCCAACCATCAGACATAAGTGTGCAACCAAATTCAGTCCAAGCCAACTCATGAGTCTTTTTTTATCTTATCCACACTCTTCTTTGCCTTCTCAAGCAATGGCACCCTAACATCATGATATGAAAGTTTCACATACCCAGGACCATATTGGCCAACCGCCTCAAGTATGATCTCAAAGGCCCTTGAGTTGACCACATTAAGTGGTAACCACACTCATAAATAAATCAGCAACATACATATCTGTTCTTTTCTTCTCCTCCTTGCTCTTTCGCTGCAATGTAATTTGAGTGTTGCCCTTGCAATGCCTCTCACGAACCACATCTTCAGGTGCTTTGCGAAGCAGGATGCAATTGACTTAGAAGACTTCGACGCGTGTTGATTGTTTTGGCTTGCTTTAGCTGAGAGCCTTCTCTTTTGGACGGTTCCGGAACTGGGTTGAACAACTGAATGGGATGCTCTACTTTCCCCTTCTCCAAGTACTTTAACTCCCTCATCTTTATCACTATCTTTATCATCATCCAAGTCAATAGGCTTCTGTCTAGCATTCTTCTTCAAATAATCACTCATCTCTTTGCTGATTGCCGATGTTGTCTTCGGGCACTTAGCAACATCACCATGACCACCaacaaggtgctgcttcaaccTTCTAACACCTGCATGAACAATTTTGCCACAAAGGATGCACTTCACCACATCTTTTTTTGTTCAAATCCGGCCAATAACAATAGTTCCATGCTGGATCCTTCGATTTTGCCTTTCTCTTAGGATCTTTAGCTGGATCGTATGGCTGCTGGCTTCCTGACTCCCCTTCTGGTCGATCTGCAAATGCATCTTCCATCTCTTCAAGGCCTCCTGTAGATTGATGAGAGGGCGAGAGAGGGGGAGCAGGACTCACCAAGTCACTAGTCACCAGAGCTTGAGGGGCGGCCTTAGAGAGGTGTGCAAAGGAGGGACCGTGCAGACTACAGAGGCGGTCGGCGGCGTGCAGAGGAGGGGCGACCGGCGGCGTGAGGGGTGGCCGACTCGCGTGAGAGGAGGGGCGGCCGGCTCTATGCAGATGAGGGGCGACTTTAGGTGCTGGGGGTTAGGTTAGGGTCCCTGTTTTCAAGTCGTCGACTAGTCGGCGACTAGTCGTCCAGGCGGTCTTGAGAGACCGACTTGGAGGTCCGACTCGACTTTTCTCGTAAGTCGCCCGACTTGGCGACGACTGAAAAATATAAGTCAACTAATCGTCGACTTGGGCTAGAAAGTCGGCTGACTTGTCCCAGTTCGCCCCAACCAGAGGCCCATtaaaaaacctaaaccctaacttACCTGAAGTCGTCGGTCGCCCTCCTGGCAGCACAGAGCCGTCGCCCCTCCTCTCTCTAGCAGCTGTCGGTCGTCCCTGCTGCAGAGCCGCCGCCCCTCCTCTGCAACAGCAGCCGGTCTCCCCCTGCTGCAGAGCCACCGCCCCTCCTCTGCAGCACAGAGTTGCAGCACAGAGATGGAAGATACATTTGCAAATCGACCACAAGGGGAGTCAGGAAGCCAGTAGCCATACGATCCAGCTAAAGATCCTAAAAGAAAGGCAAAATCGAAGGATCCAGCATGTAATTATTGTTATTGGCCGGATTTGAACAAAAAAGATGTGGTGAAGTGCATACTTTGTGGCAAAATCGTTCATGCAGGTGTTAGAAggttgaagcagcaccttgttGGTGGTCATGGTGATGTTGCTAAGTGTCCGAAAACAACATCGACAATTAGCAAAGAGATGAGTGATTATTTGAAGAAGAATGCTAGACAGAAGCCTATTGGACTTGGATGATGATAAAGATGGTGATAAAGATGATGAAGTTGAAGTACTTGGAGAAGGGGAAATTAGAGCATCCCATTCAATTGTTCAGCCCAGTTCCGGAACAGCCCAAAAGAGAAGGCTCTCAGCTGAAGCAAGCCAAAACAATCAACACGCGTCGAAGTCTTCTATGTCAATTGCATCCATGTTTCGCAAAGCACCTGAAGATGTGGTTCGCGAGAGGCATTGCAAGGGCAACACTCAAACTACATTGCAGCAAAAGagtaaggagaagaaggaaagaaTAGATATGTATGTTGCTGATTTTATTTATGAGAGTGGCTTACCACTTAATGTCATCAACTCAAGTGCCTTTGAGATCATGCTTGAGGCGGTTCAGCGGTTGGGCAATATGGTCCTGGGTATGTGAAACCCTCATATCATGATGTTATGGTGTCATTGCTTGAGAAGGCAAAGAAGAGTGTAGATAGGATAAAAAAACTCATGAGTTGGCTTGGACTGAATTTGGTTGCACACTTATGTCTGATGGTTGGACAGATAGGAGGGGTCGACACTTGATCAATTTCCTtgtcaatagtccagctggcacaTTTTTCTTGGAGTCTGTCAATGCCTCAAGTGAGACAGCAGATGCTCAAATGTTAGCTGCACTACTGGAGAAAAGAATTGATGTCATTGGTAGAGACAAGGTAGTGCAGATTGTTACAGATAATGGGGCTAACTTCAAGGCTGCCAGAAGACTTTTAGAAAGAAAAATCCCTCACTTGTTTTGGACTCCATGTGCTGCTCACTGTTTGGACCTCATGCTTGAAGACATTGGGAAAATTGGAGTTCAAGAAATGCATTTCCCATGCTCGTCAAGTGACAGCCTTCATATATAGGCATGGCAAGCTTCTTGATGCCACGAGGGAGAAGATAGGGGGTGATTTAGTGAGACCTGCAGTTACAAGATTTGCTACATCTTTCCTTACTCTCCAGTCCATATATAAACATAAGCAAGCTTTGAGATGCCTCTTTGTTAGTGATGATTGGACTAGGTCCAAGCTATCAAGCACAGAAGCAGGAAAGAAGGTCACAGAGATACTTCTTTCTACAAACTTTTGGAACTCAGTCCAAGATTGTATTCGTGTGTCACAACCACTCCTCATTGTGTTGCGAATTGTTGATGGTGATGAAAAGCCAGCCATGCCAGAGGTTGCCGCTGCCATGGATATGGCAAAAGCAAAGATCACTTCTGATTTTGAAGGTAGAGAGGCAATGAAGAGGAAGTTGCTTGCCATTATTAATCGGAGGTGGCAAGATCAAATGGGGGTGAAGTTGTATGGGGCTGCATTGTTTTTAAATCCAAATAAGTTCTTTGAACTTCAAAAAAATGATCCAACAAAAACGGGAGGTTGGTAAGCTGAGGACAGCATTCAATGAGGCGCTATGGAAGATGGTTGAAGATTATGACCTTCAAGCTATAATCAGTAAACAAGCTGATGTGTATATGAATATGGCTGGCCCTGCCTTCTCATCGCCATTAGCAATTAGAGAACAACAAAAAAAGAGCCCCAATAAGTTCCATTACCTCATTAATCATTTAAGTTTTGTATGGTTAGCAACAATAATTCAACTTCTCTCTTTTTTTAGTTCGTTGGTGGGATGCATATGGTGGCCTTGCATTTGAGATTCAATGCTTTGCAAAGCGCATCGTTAGCCTTTGTTGTTCCGCTTCCGGATGTGAGCGCAATTGGAGCACTTTTGAATTTGTAAGTAAAAAATTGTCATTTCAGTTTATATCTTTTTAATTGATTTTAGGACACCACCACTGATTCATTATTTAACACATAGATGCATACCAAAAAAAAGGAACAGGTTGGAGCACCAAAGGTTAAACAATTTGGTTTATATCCAATACAATAGAAAAATGGCAGCTAGGTTCCAAAGATTGCGTGAGGAGGGAAATATTGGTAACCCTTTAATTTTAGAGGATTTCCAATAGGGCAATGAGTGGGTGGACAATCAAAATGAAACAGTTAGAGAAGGGGATGATCTTCCATGGGCTCATGTGGATGATGCAACCGGTGCTTCTAGTTCACTTCAAGGTCGCAACTTCCCAAGAAGAGCCCGATATGAGTCTGTTTATTCAAGGCGTTGTCAAGCTGCTGCTACACAGGTGGAGAGAGTTATGGAAGAGGAAGAGTAAGGCAACGAGGGCAATGAACAAGATGATGAAGAGTATATGCCTAATGATGATGAAGAAGTGGATGACTTTGGTGAATCCCCACATAACAGTCCAACTCAAGCTGGTGCTGGTGGTGAAGAAAATGCAATGGATGATCTTGATTTGGGAGATATTTCGGGTATCTAGTATCTATCTAGCTGCAGCAGCATCTTAGCTATCTAATGGAGTTTATTTTCTTTCAAGTTTGAACTATATTTTCTTGCTATTTGTTTTCCAATTTGAACTATATGGCTGTTATGACTTATCACTTATGTGGCTGATTTCGTTCAGTTTGAGGCTTCAAATGAGGTAAGACTTGCTATTTATTTCAGTTTCGTTCAATTTCAGACTTCAAAAGAGGTAAAACATCATCTTTCTTCATATATAATTGATATATTGTCTATATGAAGCCATTATATAGGCAAAACAGCCACTATATTGGCAAGTCGACGACTAGTCGACTGACTTATCGACTAGTCACCAAGTCGGTACCTTGTCGACTCGACTCGACTTACCGACTTGAAAACCTTGGTTAGGGTTTAAGTTGTGTAATGGGCCTTTGGGCTGCTTGGGCCGAACTGGGGACAAGTCGGCCGACTTGCTAGACCAAGTCGACGACTAGTCGACTGAGAAATTCCAGTCGTTGACAAGTCGCCCGACTTGCCAGAAAAGTCAAGCCGGCCCCACAAGTCGAGCTCCCAGGACCGACCGGACGACTAGTCGTCAACTAGTCGACGACTTGAAAACAGGGTCTAAGGCTCGAATGCATAATGAAAGATAAACAAAGTTTCACTTACATCACGCAGTTTGTTGCGGGGAAGCATGCGCAGCACAGCTTTGCGAATCACTTCAGTTGGGTCTTTCTCCATCTGGTCCTTGAGCCTCCTTTCCTTCAAATGGCCAACATACCTATTTGGGTATAAATCAATAAATGCATAACAAGAAAAAGTTAATCTCAAAAATAATGTGATCGACAACTTCTTTTGCTGGGATTTACTAACCCTGTATGCCAATAGTAAATCTTATCTGTCATTTTCCTTCCTGTAACACTGATATCCTTTGCATTAAGTACAATGCACATGTCTCCATTTTCTACATGTGGTGCATAGGTAGGTTTATCCTTGCCTTGAAGCACAACAGCTATTTGGGAAGCCAATCGCCCGAGCACCTATATCACATAGAAAATTACCTCACAGCCTCTATCCTTTTTACAATAAGTTCATCCTTGCAACTCAAACTAGAAAAACAATCCTAACCTGACCCTTAGCATCAAATACGCGCCATCGCAACCCATCTAAACTGATTCTTCTCAGACCTGCAAGTGCTTTCTGCGCACATCAAAAACCATAAGTGCTAATACAGTAGTACTTGACATCAACATGGATCAGACTGCACATTCAGAAGAACGAGCAGGCGAGCACCCACAGGCTAGCACTCCAGCACCAGCAGAGATGAATGGGTATTGGGATTTGGGGACTGGGGACAAGAGGTGGATGCATGGAGCCCAGGAGCTATACCTGCAGCTGCAGGGCGCTACCACGCAGGGATGGAGGGGGACGCTGCCGCTGTATCCCATCACCGATGGCGCGCCTCGTGCTAGAGTTCCTCAGTGCAAAGAGCTCGAGCGACGACTGCTGGCAGGTGGCGGCTGGGTGCCTTCACGTGTGAAAGCCTAGGCGGTGTGGCAGGTGGCAGCCGTGTTGCGTATAGGCACCAGATGGTTTACCCCCTGGGCTGAGCCGCTGGGCCAAAATTGGCCTAAATTTTTAAGCAGTACAGGCTAGTCGTCCACGACTTAATCGCACAATTAATCGTGATTAATCGTCGATTAATCAGACAATCAGATTTCTGATAGCTCTGATACGTCGTTACTCCTCACCAGCTTGGTAGTTACGATTAATCGATTAATCGTGATTAGTCTCCTATGAGAGATAAAAATGCCAACAGTTTATTCACAACCAGGGGAGATAAAATGGTGGATAATCAGGATCAAAGGTTCAAGCTACAATCAATCCAATCAACTGATGCCGAATAAAATCATAACATTCGCAGTCAAATTAACCCAAGATCCATGTACAGTAGTGTTTCAGCTATTGTCTGCAGAGAACTGAACCTACTACTAAGCGCAAATAGGAGGACTGAGTGCCACAGACGTCGGGCCCCCGGATCAGCACAGCTCGGCGGCAAATCATTCATGCCCCCGATTGAAGGGAGCGGATGGGGGCGCAGTAGCAAAGAGTTTCTCGAGTGGCGGAAGCCCTGGGATGGAGACGCAACGCGCCCGGGCAGGGACCTGCGACGACGCTTGGGGATAGGGATGGTAGCCATGGGTGGTGTTGATGTGTCGATGCCGCCCTAGCAGTGCGCCGGAACTGGCAAAGAGCCTGAACCGTGCGGTGGCGGACGGGGATCTTTCAATAACTCACCTTCAGGTTGCCCGTGAATCCTGGCGGCGTCGTAGCCATATCAGTTGGAACGATTGTCGGCGccggctccggctccggctccggctGTTAGATAtgcaggcgaggcgaggcgaggcgaggcaaaGGGCGGTGGGCGATGTACGACGTACGTGCTTCTCCGCCCCCTTCTCTTCCTTTCTCTCTACTAGGGTTTAACCATTCTAGGGCCGGCTTGATGAATGGGcctcactttgttgcctcgtccgCAATTAACCAGGTCTGCAGCCACGTCACGTGACCCTGATTTTTTTAAGAAGGTTGGCGATTAGAAAGAAATCGGAGAGGGAAAGTGAAGTAAAGGAATAAACAAATTGATTTGGGATATGTTAGAGTATACAATAACGATAATAAAGTTTTTTCTCTCAAATAAGTCAAGTTTCGTGAACTGTTACATACTTCCATGCGAACAATCGGGCATTTTGTTAAGTGATGTTAGCTAACACAGACTCATATATTGCAGGTGCTGTCTGATTCCTGTATATTTTGGCATTGCTTTCAGCTCAAACAAAACAAAGCATGGATGGCACTAGTTTTTTGACCTGACAGGGCACGAAGGTTCAAATCCGTCTCCATTTCTACTCAAACTTTTGATGAGGTTTGTAACTTTTTTAAATGTGCGCGACGACACATCAATTCTGCATTCCAGTTATGATTTGTATTGAAAGAATGTGTTGGACACCAAATTGAGaccgtcggacggtccgcgcctgtgggccggacagtccgcgcgtgcgcagagcagattagagttctgagttttgtgctacggttgttagctagattcgcggaattagctcgggcaattagtttgtaaagggtccagccccctcctctataaatacagaggtatacggccgatttggaattatcaatcgaatcaataacacttttatctcgcatttattttctgtacaattaggagtagttctggtCTAGttatagtttagcctctcaatctccaAATTATCCGCTTCTCTTCAactctatgtcgattagaggagtctaggtcgatctgcccgagcctagacaactcataggatctctcctccccgacggggtccctcccgggagcgagatccaggcgccgccggcgacctttcgccgcccctgcacacgcgcggaccgttcggccctagggcgcggaccgtccggccgtcaggcaggaaaccctagccctgcgccaggtcgcggaccgtccggcccctggccgtggaccgtccgcccctaTGTAGAGAGCACCGTCGCCAGTTCTTGTgtagtgattggcgcccgaaaaaggcaccaacacattttttggcgactccgctaggAAAAACACGTCTAGACACATCAAattggccctcaatggccggttcaagggatagttctGAAGTCTCCCCCAACAACATTATAGAGATGATTTGGGAAACCTTGCCAGCTGACAaacagctccagtttgaggaggataaggagcagctgattcaagaggcaagggcgaagttcctggccaacttcaaggtggacaggaacaataaagtcgtccgacaacgggtgacggatccggcttcgctccgacccacaccagatatctccaatgtaagtaatacaaacgagctacaatctcttaacaattatgtagatgaacaacgagaacaaatgcaaaatatcatagggggtatgcaaaatgattataggagactagtacgtgcatttgataaatctagtattgcaaattttccttcgcacgaggttgaattagggggtaacacgcgtaatacatcggttataggttgtcacgaccagtcacaacccctttatgggatgccgatggacacataccctgagcaaccacaaatcggcagtaaatcagccgatctacacatgcccggaccgtccgcacgtgagcgcggaccgtccgggtcagcAACGGCCAGGACCATTTTTAATGAATTACCAACACATGTGCCCGAGCCACATCGTATTGCgcagaatctaaactacccagtcggatcgtccgcatataatcacggacggccCGGGTACATGTCCGGACACTCCGCGCATGAGTTTTTTTAGGAGAATTGTTACCTGAATCATCACCCGTCCcaacaacacttcccatcacactatgtgaTGCATCAGCCCATTAATATAAAATCCCGAGccaaggaaagctttccggccccgcctaggaggccggaaaggaacgatcaatcctatgagccatatagggtaaaTGGCAATGCACCATATAGCTCCTAATTCTATTTTCATTGTCTTTAACATGAATCGCGTTcgcatggtacgccactttacctcctaattctattttgtcatgggggagttagaacaaaaattccatgatcacttCTTTTCCGGTGATTATGAATTAGATCTGGTAGAACTAGTAGCCCTGCGACAGGGgaaagacgaatcggttaatgaatgCATCTGGAGGttccgggatacaagaaaccgatgcttccaaatacacTAAGCAGAAAAAcaactagtaggattagcctttaatggactgagatattatttaaaagaaagattagaaggcatccaatttttcacgctagcataattacaccagagagctttggcttgtgaaagccgaagcaaagagactgccaaaaccattcgtcacaatgtccatatagtagagtgcgaccaaagtagctcggacgacgaatcaacagaggtatatgctgctgaaatggtttggccaaagcaggc
This genomic window contains:
- the LOC100284119 gene encoding 50S ribosomal protein L13, mitochondrial-like, which translates into the protein MATTPPGFTGNLKKALAGLRRISLDGLRWRVFDAKGQVLGRLASQIAVVLQGKDKPTYAPHVENGDMCIVLNAKDISVTGRKMTDKIYYWHTGYVGHLKERRLKDQMEKDPTEVIRKAVLRMLPRNKLRDDRDRKLRIFSGNEHPFHDRPLEPFVMPPRQVREMRPRARRAMIRAQKKQQANRAKEEEDAKNAAAEVTA